In Sulfitobacter sp. OXR-159, one DNA window encodes the following:
- a CDS encoding CbiQ family ECF transporter T component, with the protein MISLTSPVETRAHGWPAGAKLGALCAATLLLFGVEDPVWQIAFCAGMLLLYALPGRAFLKGGLGRLRMLWPFVALILLWHVLISDAEAGLVIVLRMVTAVGLANLVTMTTKLSDMMAVVRWLATPLRRFGVRTRSLELAVALVVRFTPVLAAKGQMLSLAWRARSRRRAGWRIVMPFTVLAIDDAEHVAEALRARGGL; encoded by the coding sequence ATGATCTCTCTGACCTCGCCGGTTGAGACCCGCGCCCACGGCTGGCCCGCGGGGGCCAAGCTGGGGGCGCTTTGTGCGGCGACACTGTTGCTATTCGGGGTCGAAGATCCGGTCTGGCAGATCGCCTTTTGTGCCGGGATGTTGCTGCTTTACGCCCTGCCGGGGCGGGCTTTTCTAAAGGGCGGCTTGGGGCGGCTGCGGATGCTCTGGCCCTTTGTGGCGCTGATCTTGTTGTGGCATGTGCTGATCAGCGATGCAGAGGCGGGCCTTGTCATCGTGCTGCGCATGGTCACGGCGGTGGGGCTGGCCAATCTTGTGACCATGACCACGAAACTCAGCGATATGATGGCGGTGGTGCGTTGGCTTGCCACGCCGCTGCGCCGCTTTGGGGTCCGAACCCGCAGTCTGGAGTTGGCCGTGGCGCTGGTGGTTCGTTTCACGCCGGTGCTGGCGGCCAAAGGGCAGATGCTATCGCTGGCGTGGCGCGCGCGGTCGCGCAGACGGGCGGGCTGGCGGATTGTGATGCCCTTTACCGTGCTGGCCATCGACGACGCCGAACATGTGGCCGAGGCGCTGCGCGCGCGGGGCGGGCTGTGA
- a CDS encoding energy-coupling factor ABC transporter ATP-binding protein translates to MTSQTLPLIDIEKVCYTPAGTPVLRDVSLRSDASRIGIVGRNGSGKTSFARVLSGLVAADEGQVRIGGIDVARDRRRAIGAVGILFQNPDHQIIFPTVEEEIAFGLLQMGQSKAEAARGVAAILGQFEKRHWAQASIHQLSQGQRQLVCLMAVLAMQPRVLVLDEPFAGLDIPTRLHLERVLAGLDLTLVHITHDPAAVAGYDHILWLERGEVAQQGSARPVLRAFETRMKELGANDDLSDLAG, encoded by the coding sequence ATGACCAGCCAGACGCTCCCGCTCATTGATATTGAAAAGGTGTGCTACACCCCCGCAGGCACGCCGGTGCTGCGCGACGTCAGCCTCAGGTCAGATGCCTCGCGGATCGGCATCGTGGGGCGCAACGGGTCGGGTAAGACCTCTTTCGCGCGGGTTCTGTCTGGGTTGGTGGCCGCAGATGAGGGGCAGGTGCGGATCGGCGGGATCGACGTGGCCCGTGACCGCCGCCGCGCCATCGGCGCTGTGGGCATCCTTTTCCAGAACCCCGACCATCAGATCATCTTCCCAACTGTGGAAGAAGAAATTGCCTTTGGCCTGCTGCAAATGGGTCAATCTAAGGCCGAAGCGGCGCGGGGCGTGGCGGCAATCCTTGGTCAGTTTGAGAAGCGTCATTGGGCACAGGCGTCGATCCATCAGCTCTCACAGGGGCAGCGGCAGTTGGTTTGCCTGATGGCGGTTCTGGCGATGCAACCACGGGTGCTGGTGCTCGACGAACCCTTTGCCGGGCTCGACATCCCCACGCGGCTGCATCTTGAACGGGTCTTGGCCGGGCTCGACCTGACGCTGGTGCATATCACCCACGATCCGGCAGCGGTGGCGGGCTACGATCACATCCTCTGGTTGGAGCGCGGCGAGGTCGCGCAGCAGGGCAGCGCGCGTCCGGTGCTGCGCGCCTTTGAGACCCGGATGAAAGAACTGGGAGCGAACGATGATCTCTCTGACCTCGCCGGTTGA
- the rpsU gene encoding 30S ribosomal protein S21, which produces MQVSVRDNNVDQALRALKKKLQREGVFREMKLKQHFEKPSEKKAREKAEAIRRARKLARKKAQREGMM; this is translated from the coding sequence ATGCAGGTTAGTGTTCGCGACAACAACGTCGATCAGGCCCTTCGGGCTCTGAAGAAAAAGCTACAGCGCGAAGGCGTTTTCCGTGAAATGAAGCTCAAGCAACATTTCGAGAAACCGTCCGAGAAAAAAGCGCGCGAGAAAGCTGAAGCGATCCGTCGTGCCCGTAAACTGGCACGGAAAAAAGCGCAACGCGAAGGTATGATGTAA
- the pheT gene encoding phenylalanine--tRNA ligase subunit beta, whose protein sequence is MKFTLSWLKDHLDTTASIDEITYALTDLGLEVEGVENPAAKLADFTLGYVQSAEKHPDADRLNVCQVETDEGVMQIICGAPNARAGITVVVAKPGVYVPGIDTTIGVGKIRGVESFGMMASEREMELSEEHDGIIELPSGKPGDRFIDWLAENDPAKVDPVIEIAITPNRPDALGVRGIARDLAARGLGKLKPRDCDAVEGNFAAPISVSIDDDTLDGCPVFYGRVIKGVKNGPSPQWLQDCLRAIGLRPISFLVDVTNFFTFDRNRPLHVFDADKVKGNLRVHRAKGGEEIVALDEKTYTLQAGQMVISDDSGVESIAGIMGGEATGVTEDTVNVLVESAYWDPVQIAYAGRALKINSDARYRFERGIDPAWTPYGIEHATRMILDHAGGEASEVVVAGQVPDTRRAYKLDAAKVQSLVGMTIPESDQRQTLTALGFQLDGDMAQVPSWRPDVQGEADLVEEVARIASLTKLEGKPLPRLTTGVPRPVLSPMQRRVVTARRTAAALGYNECVSYSFIDQASAALFGGGTDETRLENPISSDMSHMRPDLLPGLLQAAARNQARGFADMALFEVGPAFSGGEPGEEQIMVSGLLVGRTGPRDVHGAARAVDVYDVKADAEAVLAAIGAPAKVQVLRGAADWWHPGRHGKVCLGPKKVLGIFGEVHPRVLAAMDVKGPAMAFTIYPAEVPLPRKSGATRPALQISDLQAVERDFAFVVDTDVEALTLVNAAKGADKNLIEDVRVFDEFIGGSLGEGKKSLAITVRLQPSDKTLKDADIEAVGAKVVEKVTKATGGVLRG, encoded by the coding sequence ATGAAATTCACCCTCTCCTGGCTCAAGGACCATCTCGACACCACGGCGTCGATTGATGAGATCACCTATGCCCTCACGGACCTCGGCCTCGAGGTCGAAGGCGTCGAGAACCCGGCGGCGAAGCTGGCCGACTTTACCCTCGGCTATGTGCAATCCGCCGAAAAACACCCCGATGCCGACCGGCTGAACGTTTGTCAGGTGGAAACCGACGAAGGCGTCATGCAGATCATCTGCGGCGCGCCGAACGCGCGGGCGGGGATCACCGTCGTCGTGGCCAAGCCGGGCGTCTATGTGCCGGGGATCGACACGACCATCGGCGTCGGCAAAATTCGCGGTGTTGAGAGCTTCGGCATGATGGCCTCCGAGCGCGAGATGGAGTTGAGCGAAGAGCACGACGGCATCATCGAGCTGCCCTCGGGCAAGCCCGGCGACCGGTTCATCGACTGGCTGGCCGAGAATGACCCCGCGAAGGTCGACCCGGTGATCGAGATCGCCATCACGCCCAACCGCCCCGATGCGCTCGGCGTGCGCGGCATTGCACGCGACCTTGCAGCGCGGGGCTTGGGCAAGCTGAAGCCGCGTGATTGCGATGCGGTTGAAGGTAACTTTGCCGCGCCGATCTCTGTCAGCATCGACGATGACACGCTGGACGGCTGCCCGGTGTTCTATGGCCGCGTGATCAAGGGTGTGAAGAACGGCCCAAGCCCGCAGTGGCTGCAAGATTGCCTGCGCGCCATCGGGCTGCGTCCGATCTCATTCCTTGTCGATGTGACCAACTTCTTCACCTTCGACCGCAACCGTCCGCTGCATGTTTTTGACGCCGATAAGGTCAAAGGCAACCTGCGCGTTCACCGCGCCAAGGGCGGCGAAGAGATCGTTGCGCTGGATGAAAAGACCTATACCCTGCAAGCGGGGCAGATGGTCATCTCCGACGACAGCGGCGTGGAAAGCATCGCGGGCATCATGGGCGGTGAGGCCACAGGCGTGACCGAAGACACGGTGAACGTCCTTGTCGAAAGCGCCTATTGGGACCCGGTGCAGATCGCCTATGCGGGCCGCGCGCTCAAGATCAACTCGGATGCGCGCTACCGTTTCGAGCGCGGCATTGATCCGGCGTGGACGCCTTATGGCATCGAACACGCCACGCGGATGATCCTTGATCACGCGGGCGGTGAGGCGTCTGAGGTTGTGGTTGCAGGGCAAGTGCCTGACACCCGCCGCGCCTACAAGCTGGACGCGGCCAAAGTGCAGTCGCTGGTCGGTATGACGATCCCCGAGAGCGATCAGCGCCAGACACTGACCGCGCTTGGCTTCCAGCTCGACGGTGACATGGCGCAGGTGCCAAGCTGGCGGCCCGATGTGCAGGGCGAGGCCGATCTGGTGGAGGAGGTCGCGCGGATTGCGTCGCTCACCAAGCTCGAAGGCAAGCCGCTGCCGCGTCTGACAACGGGCGTGCCGCGCCCCGTGCTCTCGCCCATGCAGCGGCGCGTCGTGACCGCACGGCGCACGGCGGCGGCGCTTGGGTACAACGAATGCGTGTCTTACAGCTTCATCGACCAAGCCTCTGCCGCGCTGTTCGGCGGCGGTACGGATGAGACACGGCTGGAAAACCCGATCTCGTCGGATATGAGCCACATGCGCCCCGATCTGCTGCCCGGTCTGTTGCAGGCCGCGGCCCGTAATCAGGCGCGCGGTTTTGCCGATATGGCGCTGTTTGAGGTCGGCCCCGCGTTCAGCGGCGGCGAGCCGGGCGAAGAGCAGATCATGGTCAGCGGCCTGCTGGTGGGCCGCACCGGTCCGCGCGACGTGCATGGCGCGGCGCGGGCGGTGGATGTCTATGACGTCAAAGCCGATGCCGAAGCTGTGCTGGCGGCCATCGGCGCGCCCGCCAAGGTGCAGGTCCTGCGCGGCGCGGCGGATTGGTGGCATCCGGGCCGTCACGGCAAGGTCTGCCTTGGCCCGAAAAAAGTGCTCGGCATCTTTGGCGAAGTGCATCCCCGCGTGCTGGCCGCGATGGACGTCAAAGGCCCCGCGATGGCCTTCACCATCTATCCCGCCGAAGTGCCGCTGCCGCGCAAATCCGGTGCCACGCGCCCGGCACTACAAATCAGTGACCTGCAAGCGGTCGAGCGTGACTTTGCCTTTGTCGTCGATACGGATGTCGAGGCGCTGACGCTGGTGAATGCGGCCAAGGGGGCCGACAAGAACCTCATCGAAGACGTGCGCGTTTTTGACGAGTTCATCGGCGGCAGCCTTGGCGAGGGCAAGAAATCCCTCGCGATCACTGTGCGGCTGCAGCCCAGCGACAAGACGCTGAAGGATGCAGACATCGAAGCCGTCGGTGCTAAGGTTGTCGAGAAAGTGACCAAAGCCACGGGCGGCGTGCTGCGCGGCTGA
- a CDS encoding YtoQ family protein encodes MKVYLSGEIHTDWREQIIEGARSLEVTFIAPVTDHAASDDCGVAILGEEADKFWHDRKGAQINAIRTRKAIAEADVVVVRFGEQYKQWNAAFDAGYAAALGKSLIILHGPDHAHALKEVDAAALAVASEPAQVVEILRYVLTGTLPG; translated from the coding sequence ATGAAAGTCTATCTCTCCGGTGAAATCCACACCGATTGGCGCGAACAGATCATCGAAGGGGCGCGCAGCCTTGAGGTGACCTTCATCGCGCCGGTCACCGACCACGCCGCCAGCGACGATTGCGGCGTGGCGATCCTTGGGGAAGAGGCCGACAAGTTCTGGCACGACCGCAAGGGCGCGCAGATCAACGCGATTCGCACCCGCAAGGCGATTGCCGAAGCGGATGTGGTCGTGGTGCGCTTTGGCGAACAATACAAGCAGTGGAACGCGGCCTTTGACGCGGGCTATGCCGCCGCTTTGGGCAAATCGCTGATCATCCTGCACGGCCCCGACCATGCCCATGCGCTAAAGGAAGTCGATGCCGCGGCGCTGGCCGTGGCCTCCGAACCGGCTCAGGTGGTCGAGATTCTGCGCTATGTGCTCACCGGTACCCTGCCGGGGTGA
- a CDS encoding thiolase family protein, producing the protein MTSAYIISACRSPVTPRGGALAHLSLPDLAAPILTAALTRAGIAPRQVDEVICSTALGPGGNPARSIALAAGLPEHVAGLSIDRQCAGGLDALALARQMILSGAADIVVAGGAESYSRQPLRYRTFADSRPPEAYTQAPFTPWPERDPDMTDAAAALGRSQGISRQAQDEWAVESHAKARAHLPSETELVPLAGSGTDTFTRRLSPALCRRAKVLSGDITAANAAVAADAAAFCVVVSDRMAAELTVPKIELIATATKGSKPEEPGLAPLVAIGEVFRQTGLTASDLTLAEIMEAYAVQAIACATGAGVAPQIVNIGGGALARGHPIGASGAINAVRLWHELVARGSGTGLAAIAAAGGIGSAALMRL; encoded by the coding sequence ATGACCAGCGCCTACATCATTTCGGCCTGCCGCAGCCCGGTTACCCCGCGCGGCGGAGCCTTGGCGCACCTCTCGCTACCCGACCTCGCCGCCCCCATCCTCACCGCTGCATTGACCCGCGCAGGCATCGCGCCGCGCCAAGTTGATGAGGTGATTTGCAGCACCGCCCTTGGCCCCGGCGGCAACCCGGCGCGCAGCATCGCGCTGGCGGCGGGACTGCCTGAACATGTCGCGGGTCTCAGCATCGACCGGCAATGCGCGGGGGGCTTGGATGCGCTGGCCTTGGCGCGGCAGATGATCCTCAGCGGTGCGGCGGATATCGTCGTGGCGGGCGGCGCGGAAAGCTATTCCCGCCAACCGCTGCGCTACCGCACCTTTGCCGATAGCCGCCCGCCCGAAGCCTATACGCAAGCGCCCTTCACCCCGTGGCCCGAACGTGATCCCGACATGACCGATGCCGCCGCAGCGCTTGGCCGGTCGCAAGGCATCTCCCGTCAGGCGCAGGATGAGTGGGCCGTGGAAAGCCACGCGAAGGCACGCGCGCATCTGCCGTCCGAAACAGAGCTGGTGCCACTTGCGGGATCCGGGACCGATACCTTTACCCGCCGCCTTAGCCCCGCGCTTTGCCGGCGTGCCAAGGTACTTTCAGGTGACATCACCGCCGCCAATGCCGCCGTCGCTGCCGATGCAGCGGCCTTTTGCGTCGTTGTCTCAGACCGAATGGCGGCTGAGCTCACCGTGCCAAAAATCGAACTCATCGCCACCGCTACCAAGGGCAGCAAACCCGAAGAGCCGGGGTTGGCACCACTGGTGGCGATTGGCGAAGTCTTTCGCCAAACGGGATTAACCGCCAGCGATCTGACCCTCGCCGAGATCATGGAGGCCTATGCCGTGCAGGCCATCGCCTGCGCCACCGGCGCGGGGGTCGCGCCACAGATCGTCAACATCGGCGGGGGTGCCTTGGCACGCGGGCATCCGATTGGTGCATCGGGTGCGATCAACGCGGTGCGGCTCTGGCATGAATTGGTGGCGCGGGGGTCGGGCACCGGATTGGCGGCGATTGCCGCAGCCGGGGGGATCGGCTCTGCCGCGCTGATGCGACTGTAG
- the ald gene encoding alanine dehydrogenase — MKIGCPTEIKPQEFRVGLTPNAAQEAIAHGHEVIVQAGAGVGAGFEDADYTAAGATIIDTAKEIFASADMIVKVKEPQAGERKMLREGQLLFTYLHLAPDPDQTHDLLASGCTAIAYETVTDRNGGLPLLAPMSEVAGRLAPQVGAWTLQKANGGRGVLMGGVPGVGPAKVMVIGGGVVGTHAARIAAGMGADVTVLDRSLPRMRYLDDIYGGTFKTAYASAGNTIELARQADMIIGAVLIPGAAAPKLISRAQLSELKPGAALVDVAIDQGGCFETSKATTHQDPVYEVDGVMHYCVANMPGAVARTSTIALGNATMPFMLALADKGWKQACADDPHLKAGLNVHAGKLTYAAVGDALGIDSITADQAIAG, encoded by the coding sequence ATGAAAATCGGATGCCCGACAGAAATCAAACCGCAGGAATTCCGCGTCGGCCTGACGCCCAATGCCGCACAAGAAGCCATCGCCCACGGGCATGAGGTCATCGTGCAGGCAGGGGCGGGCGTCGGCGCGGGCTTTGAAGATGCGGATTACACCGCCGCAGGTGCCACCATCATCGACACGGCCAAGGAAATCTTTGCCAGCGCCGATATGATCGTCAAGGTGAAGGAGCCACAGGCGGGCGAACGCAAAATGCTGCGCGAAGGGCAATTGCTCTTTACCTATCTGCACCTCGCGCCCGACCCGGATCAGACGCATGATCTGCTGGCCTCGGGCTGTACCGCGATTGCCTATGAAACCGTGACCGACCGGAATGGCGGGCTGCCCCTCTTGGCGCCGATGTCCGAGGTTGCGGGGCGTCTTGCACCGCAGGTTGGCGCTTGGACGCTGCAAAAGGCCAATGGCGGACGCGGCGTGTTGATGGGCGGGGTGCCCGGTGTTGGCCCGGCCAAGGTTATGGTCATCGGCGGCGGCGTCGTCGGCACCCATGCCGCCCGGATCGCTGCCGGTATGGGTGCGGATGTGACTGTGCTTGATCGGTCGCTGCCCCGGATGCGCTATCTTGATGACATCTATGGCGGCACCTTCAAAACCGCCTATGCCAGCGCGGGCAACACCATCGAACTGGCACGCCAAGCCGATATGATCATCGGCGCGGTGCTGATCCCCGGTGCCGCAGCGCCCAAGCTGATCAGCCGCGCGCAACTGTCCGAACTCAAACCCGGCGCAGCGCTGGTCGACGTGGCCATTGACCAAGGCGGCTGTTTCGAGACCTCCAAGGCGACCACGCACCAAGACCCGGTTTATGAGGTCGACGGCGTCATGCACTACTGCGTGGCCAACATGCCCGGCGCCGTGGCGCGCACCTCGACCATCGCGCTTGGCAATGCCACCATGCCCTTCATGCTGGCACTGGCCGATAAGGGCTGGAAACAGGCCTGCGCGGATGACCCCCACCTCAAGGCCGGGCTCAACGTGCACGCGGGTAAGCTGACCTATGCCGCCGTGGGCGACGCGCTTGGGATCGACAGCATCACCGCAGATCAAGCCATCGCGGGCTAA
- a CDS encoding Lrp/AsnC family transcriptional regulator, which translates to MALDEIDRRVLRALQRNGRMSNAELSDVVHLSPSACHRRVQRLEKEGYIRDYVALLDPRKLDMPTTVFVEITLQAQAEEVLEAFEKSVSRIPDVLECHLMAGTADYLLKIVAENTEDFARIHRQHLARLPGVAQMQSSFALRTVCKTTALPV; encoded by the coding sequence ATGGCCTTGGATGAGATTGATCGGCGTGTTCTGCGCGCTTTGCAGCGCAACGGGCGGATGTCCAATGCCGAATTGTCGGACGTGGTGCATCTGTCGCCCTCGGCCTGTCATCGCCGTGTGCAGCGGTTGGAGAAAGAGGGCTATATCCGCGATTATGTCGCCCTGCTTGACCCGCGCAAGCTGGATATGCCGACCACGGTGTTTGTTGAGATCACCCTGCAGGCGCAGGCCGAAGAGGTGTTGGAAGCCTTTGAGAAGTCGGTCTCGCGCATTCCCGATGTGTTGGAATGTCATCTGATGGCGGGAACGGCGGATTACCTGTTGAAGATCGTGGCGGAGAACACCGAGGATTTTGCCCGAATCCATCGCCAGCATTTGGCGCGGTTGCCGGGGGTGGCGCAGATGCAGTCGAGTTTTGCGCTTAGGACGGTGTGTAAGACGACGGCACTGCCGGTGTAG
- a CDS encoding biotin transporter BioY, which translates to MERNLTMIALFAALIAALGLIPKFTLGFGVPITAQSLGVMLCGTVLGAWRGGLAALLFVALVALGLPLLAGGRGGLGVFASPTVGFLVGFPIGAFVTGFIMDQWRNAPVGLAAGVSAVLGGILVVYAFGIFGMMMTLNKTLLEATLLVQAFIPGDLIKAVLAGFITSGLAKARPASVLSRS; encoded by the coding sequence ATGGAACGCAATCTGACAATGATCGCCCTCTTCGCCGCGCTGATTGCGGCATTGGGCCTGATCCCGAAATTCACGCTTGGCTTCGGTGTGCCGATCACGGCGCAGTCGCTGGGTGTCATGCTCTGTGGCACAGTGCTGGGCGCATGGCGCGGCGGTCTTGCCGCACTGCTATTCGTGGCACTGGTGGCGCTTGGTCTGCCGCTTTTGGCCGGAGGCCGTGGCGGTCTGGGCGTCTTTGCCTCGCCGACCGTTGGTTTCCTCGTTGGCTTCCCGATCGGTGCCTTTGTGACTGGCTTTATCATGGACCAGTGGCGCAACGCGCCGGTGGGTCTGGCTGCCGGGGTTTCGGCCGTCTTGGGCGGCATCCTTGTGGTCTATGCCTTTGGTATCTTCGGCATGATGATGACGCTGAACAAGACGCTGCTTGAGGCGACCCTGCTGGTCCAAGCCTTCATCCCCGGTGACCTGATCAAAGCCGTTCTGGCAGGTTTCATCACCTCCGGTCTGGCCAAGGCACGCCCCGCAAGCGTGTTGTCGCGCAGCTAA
- a CDS encoding COQ9 family protein, which yields MTPPKADPKDQLLDAALMHVPFDGWSPATFNAAIKDSGLDPALARAVCPRGAVDLAVAYHRRGDAKMLEGLAQADLSQMRFRDRIAKAVRLRLEAGDREAIRRGSTLFALPHHAPEGAGLIWETSDKIWTALGDTSDDVNWYSKRATLSGVYSATLLYWLGDASEGHQATWSFLDRRIDDVMQIEKLKAQVRESPTLSRLMAGPNWLLSHIKAPRGQQDPDLPGRWTPPS from the coding sequence ATGACCCCGCCCAAGGCCGACCCAAAGGACCAGCTGCTTGATGCCGCATTGATGCATGTGCCGTTTGACGGCTGGTCGCCCGCGACGTTCAATGCCGCGATCAAGGACAGCGGTCTGGACCCGGCGCTGGCGCGCGCGGTTTGCCCGCGCGGGGCGGTCGATCTGGCCGTGGCCTATCACCGGCGGGGCGATGCCAAGATGTTGGAAGGTTTGGCGCAGGCTGATCTATCACAGATGCGGTTCAGGGACCGAATTGCCAAGGCCGTGCGCCTGCGGCTCGAAGCCGGGGATCGTGAGGCGATCCGCCGAGGCAGCACGCTTTTCGCCCTGCCGCATCACGCGCCCGAAGGGGCAGGCCTGATCTGGGAGACCAGCGATAAAATCTGGACTGCACTCGGCGATACATCGGATGATGTTAACTGGTACAGCAAACGCGCCACGCTGTCTGGGGTTTATTCTGCCACGCTGCTCTATTGGCTGGGGGATGCCAGCGAGGGGCATCAGGCGACGTGGTCTTTCTTGGACCGGCGGATCGACGATGTGATGCAGATCGAAAAACTCAAAGCCCAAGTGCGCGAAAGCCCGACGCTCAGCCGACTGATGGCCGGGCCGAACTGGCTTTTGAGCCACATCAAAGCGCCGCGAGGGCAGCAGGACCCTGATCTGCCGGGCCGCTGGACGCCGCCGAGCTGA
- the mscL gene encoding large conductance mechanosensitive channel protein MscL has product MIQEFKDFIAKGNVMDMAVGIIVGAAFTAIVSSLVADLINPIVGLFTGGVDFTNNYAVLSGDVPANASLEQAREAGASVFAYGSFLMAVINFFIIAFVVFILVKMVNRVKSAAEKPDEVAPEVKTGPSQLDVLLEIRDALKTR; this is encoded by the coding sequence GTGATTCAAGAATTCAAGGATTTCATCGCCAAAGGGAATGTCATGGACATGGCCGTTGGTATCATCGTCGGGGCGGCATTTACGGCGATCGTGTCGTCGCTGGTGGCCGACCTGATCAACCCGATCGTCGGGCTTTTCACCGGTGGGGTGGATTTTACCAACAATTACGCGGTGCTGTCGGGCGATGTGCCCGCGAATGCCTCGTTAGAGCAGGCCCGAGAGGCGGGCGCGTCGGTCTTTGCTTACGGCTCGTTCCTGATGGCCGTGATCAACTTTTTCATCATCGCCTTCGTCGTCTTCATCCTGGTGAAGATGGTGAACCGCGTGAAATCGGCTGCGGAAAAGCCTGATGAGGTGGCGCCAGAGGTCAAGACCGGTCCATCGCAGCTTGATGTATTGTTGGAAATTCGGGATGCTTTGAAAACGCGCTAA
- a CDS encoding YrhK family protein — protein MKLFRHENRENSAGSRALYAKFEMAYTFVDFCAAICFVVGSALFFFESTQTSATWLFLIGSIFFAAKPCLRVIREIKLYRMGDMADLAKRYEN, from the coding sequence ATGAAACTCTTTCGTCACGAAAACCGCGAGAATAGCGCTGGCTCCCGCGCGCTTTATGCGAAGTTCGAGATGGCCTACACCTTTGTGGATTTCTGCGCAGCGATCTGCTTTGTCGTAGGTTCGGCGCTGTTTTTCTTCGAGAGCACGCAGACCAGCGCGACGTGGCTCTTTTTGATTGGTTCGATCTTCTTTGCCGCCAAGCCGTGCCTGCGGGTGATCCGCGAAATCAAACTTTATCGGATGGGCGACATGGCCGATCTGGCCAAACGATACGAGAATTAG
- a CDS encoding histidine kinase dimerization/phosphoacceptor domain -containing protein, producing the protein MCETPVSLISLVDEKRQWFKARVGFEPQETGLDQSVCSHAIIDGGFTEISDMGADSRTVDNPLYVGDPRVKFYAGANLVAPNGQPIGTLCVLDTKPRTLNDFQRQALQTLSRHVMMQLELRKKIRIEAALRAEMDHRVKNSFQTIASLLRMATRKVQDPDAKDVLALVERRFGAVASLHSELMGQGGRGKVQTSSYLEQLNKLLAASAPDHVTIFCEAEPGELQAVQASALGMIVSEFVANSIKHAFVGDRAGEIRISLRRQEGGESWLLECRDNGRGHNGAVSGADSTGLGRLLMATAAEQLSGRLSTDFSANGALLRVCFRQ; encoded by the coding sequence ATCTGCGAAACGCCCGTCTCTCTGATCAGTCTGGTTGATGAAAAACGCCAATGGTTCAAGGCCCGTGTGGGGTTTGAGCCGCAGGAGACCGGTTTGGATCAATCGGTCTGTTCTCACGCTATCATTGATGGGGGCTTTACCGAGATTTCGGATATGGGGGCCGATTCGCGCACCGTGGACAACCCGCTCTATGTGGGCGACCCACGGGTGAAATTCTATGCCGGGGCGAACCTTGTCGCGCCGAACGGCCAACCGATCGGCACGCTTTGCGTGCTGGATACCAAGCCGCGCACCCTGAACGACTTCCAACGCCAAGCGCTGCAAACCCTGTCGCGTCACGTGATGATGCAGTTGGAACTGCGCAAGAAAATCCGCATCGAGGCCGCCCTGCGCGCCGAGATGGACCACCGGGTGAAAAACTCGTTCCAGACCATCGCGTCACTGCTGCGGATGGCGACGCGCAAGGTGCAAGACCCCGACGCGAAAGATGTACTCGCCCTTGTAGAGCGGCGTTTCGGGGCAGTGGCATCGCTGCACAGCGAATTGATGGGACAGGGCGGCAGAGGCAAGGTGCAAACCTCTTCCTACCTTGAGCAGTTGAACAAACTTCTCGCCGCCAGCGCGCCGGATCACGTCACCATCTTTTGCGAGGCCGAGCCGGGCGAGTTGCAGGCCGTGCAAGCCTCGGCGCTTGGCATGATCGTGAGCGAGTTCGTGGCCAATTCGATCAAACACGCCTTTGTCGGGGATCGGGCAGGAGAGATCAGGATTTCTCTGCGTCGGCAGGAGGGGGGCGAGAGCTGGCTTTTGGAGTGTCGGGACAATGGTCGCGGGCATAACGGTGCCGTGTCGGGTGCCGATAGCACCGGCCTTGGGCGGTTGTTGATGGCGACGGCGGCTGAACAGCTAAGCGGGCGACTGAGTACCGATTTCAGCGCCAATGGCGCGCTTTTGCGGGTCTGTTTTCGGCAATAG